The following proteins are encoded in a genomic region of Huiozyma naganishii CBS 8797 chromosome 9, complete genome:
- the BUD23 gene encoding 18S rRNA (guanine1575-N7)-methyltransferase (similar to Saccharomyces cerevisiae BUD23 (YCR047C); ancestral locus Anc_6.316) produces MSRPEDLAPPEIFYNDSESKKYTASTRVQHIQAKMTLRALELLNIPANSFVLDVGCGSGLSGEILSEEGHMWCGLDISPSMLATGLTRELDGDLMLQDMGVGVPFRAGSFDAAISISAIQWLCNADTSYNDPKRRLMRFFNTLFSSLRKGGKFCAQFYPKNDQQVDDILQAAKVAGFSGGLVIDDPESKKNKKYYLVLSSGAPRADESQVNLEGVTMDEQERSLRNALQKRRAKNGKEIESNKTYIMRKKELMKRRGRKVAMESKFTGRKRRPRF; encoded by the coding sequence ATGTCTCGTCCCGAGGATTTGGCTCCACCGGAGATTTTCTACAATGATTCTGAGTCGAAGAAATACACTGCATCGACCAGAGTACAGCATATCCAGGCGAAGATGACTCTGAGGGCTCTGGAGTTACTTAACATTCCGGCAAACAGTTTTGTGCTGGATGTTGGGTGTGGGTCCGGTCTCAGCGGTGAGATCCTCTCCGAGGAGGGCCATATGTGGTGTGGTCTTGATATATCGCCGAGCATGCTGGCCACCGGGCTTACAAGAGAGCTCGACGGTGACTTGATGTTGCAGGATATGGGTGTCGGAGTGCCGTTCCGTGCTGGGTCCTTCGATGCAGCTATTAGCATCAGTGCGATCCAATGGCTTTGTAACGCGGATACGTCGTACAATGATCCGAAAAGGCGTCTGATGaggttcttcaacacgCTATTTTCGTCGCTCAGGAAAGGTGGGAAGTTTTGCGCTCAATTCTACCCGAAAAACGACCAGCAAGTCGATGATATATTACAAGCTGCAAAAGTAGCTGGGTTCAGTGGTGGGTTGGTAATTGATGATCCAGaatccaagaagaacaagaagtactACTTGGTTCTAAGTTCTGGTGCACCAAGGGCAGACGAGAGCCAGGTTAACTTGGAAGGTGTTACCATGGATGAACAAGAAAGGTCACTGCGCAACGCTCTGCAGAAAAGGAGAGCTAAGAATGGTAAAGAAATCGAGTCCAACAAGACTTACATTATGAGGAAAAAGGAACTCATGAAAAGACGTGGGAGGAAAGTCGCCATGGAGTCCAAATTCACAGGTAGAAAGAGAAGACCTCGCTTTTAA